Proteins co-encoded in one Meiothermus sp. genomic window:
- a CDS encoding inorganic diphosphatase, translating into MPREPPWQAEWGLPPVNYGLIPDCYNPADQGALDAIWANREPIPVGTWLEGQVLGMVWLCDGDHKIILGEPQNLPSLDLDALWRWFRGRQPRLTNADEAEAFIHSLELS; encoded by the coding sequence GTGCCCAGGGAACCCCCTTGGCAGGCTGAATGGGGCTTACCACCGGTTAACTACGGCCTAATTCCGGATTGCTATAACCCAGCTGACCAAGGCGCCCTCGATGCAATTTGGGCTAATAGAGAGCCGATACCGGTTGGAACCTGGCTCGAGGGTCAGGTATTGGGTATGGTCTGGCTATGCGATGGGGATCACAAAATAATCCTGGGCGAACCTCAGAATCTCCCAAGCCTCGATCTCGATGCGCTCTGGCGTTGGTTTCGTGGTCGTCAACCCCGTTTGACGAATGCAGATGAAGCTGAGGCCTTTATTCATTCCTTAGAACTTTCTTAA
- a CDS encoding septum formation initiator family protein, with product MEKPVYRFLHLIFALGTLHVLLLIALELQRNFQTRNQILQMQTRLEQLELRNQKLDIELQLAADPRYREGLIRQMGYVHKDELLLPIATTNHFPSN from the coding sequence GTGGAGAAGCCAGTTTATCGTTTTTTGCACCTGATATTTGCGCTGGGAACGCTACATGTATTGCTTTTGATTGCCTTGGAGCTTCAACGAAATTTTCAGACACGCAACCAGATTTTGCAGATGCAGACTCGTCTGGAGCAACTTGAGTTGCGTAACCAAAAGCTAGATATTGAGCTTCAACTTGCCGCCGACCCCCGCTACCGCGAGGGCTTGATTCGCCAAATGGGCTATGTGCATAAGGACGAACTGCTTTTACCGATCGCGACAACTAACCACTTTCCTTCGAACTAA
- a CDS encoding IS256 family transposase: MDQDTLQMILREAVRETATEVLQILLDADREAFLREHGGRKNGYYPRRLSTRFGSVNLQMPRDREGCYYPSFLEPYARRLVDVGEVAVALYAAGVTQRKAAEVLSLLLGHRYTHETLSSLTDQVLRAAEQYRQRPLPEELAVVYLDGLFLRVMRDDLGVQQEAVYVALGITPSGERQVLGFWLLPAESALAWEEVLKGLWQRGLRRVLLFVTDGLPGMEAAIQRVYPGAEWQRCVVHMVRSSLAQVRARDRGAVAEHLRGVYRAESRQEALEGLERLRRTWGSRYPRLVSGWWEDSAALLRFYGYPKVLWPYLRSTNPMERFIREIRRSTKVRDHKFPTTEAVFKVLYLESERQEGKWTERTLRGFAEAKEMLEQMLKERYFPSTQTATHKS, from the coding sequence ATGGATCAGGATACCCTACAGATGATTTTGCGCGAAGCGGTAAGGGAAACAGCCACCGAGGTCTTGCAGATTCTGCTGGACGCCGACCGGGAGGCCTTCTTGCGGGAACACGGAGGACGCAAAAACGGCTACTACCCCAGGCGGCTTTCGACCCGCTTTGGTTCAGTGAACCTCCAGATGCCCAGGGATCGCGAGGGGTGCTACTATCCCAGCTTCCTGGAACCTTATGCCCGGCGCCTGGTGGACGTGGGGGAGGTGGCCGTGGCCCTGTATGCCGCCGGGGTGACGCAGCGCAAAGCGGCGGAGGTGCTGAGCCTGTTGCTGGGGCACCGCTATACCCACGAGACCCTTAGCAGCCTGACCGACCAGGTCTTGCGGGCGGCGGAGCAGTACCGCCAGCGGCCTTTGCCGGAGGAACTGGCCGTGGTCTACCTGGACGGTCTGTTTCTGAGGGTCATGCGGGACGACCTGGGGGTTCAGCAAGAGGCGGTGTATGTGGCGCTGGGCATCACCCCCAGCGGGGAGCGGCAGGTGCTGGGCTTCTGGCTCCTGCCCGCAGAGAGCGCTCTGGCCTGGGAGGAGGTGTTGAAGGGCTTGTGGCAAAGGGGCCTACGGCGGGTCTTGCTCTTCGTGACCGATGGCCTTCCCGGCATGGAGGCGGCCATCCAAAGGGTCTACCCCGGCGCCGAATGGCAGCGCTGCGTGGTGCACATGGTGCGCTCCAGCCTGGCACAGGTGCGTGCACGGGATCGGGGGGCGGTGGCCGAGCATCTACGCGGGGTGTACCGGGCGGAAAGCCGACAGGAAGCCCTGGAAGGCCTGGAGCGGCTGCGGCGAACCTGGGGGTCGAGGTACCCGCGGCTGGTGAGCGGTTGGTGGGAGGACTCCGCGGCGCTGCTGCGGTTCTATGGCTATCCCAAGGTGCTGTGGCCCTACCTTCGGAGCACCAATCCGATGGAACGGTTTATCCGGGAGATAAGACGCAGTACCAAGGTACGGGATCACAAGTTTCCTACAACGGAGGCGGTGTTCAAAGTGCTGTATCTGGAGAGCGAAAGGCAGGAGGGCAAATGGACAGAGCGTACACTCAGAGGCTTTGCCGAGGCAAAGGAGATGCTAGAACAGATGCTGAAGGAGCGGTACTTCCCCTCTACACAGACTGCTACACATAAATCTTGA
- a CDS encoding Fur family transcriptional regulator, which produces MAKTKERESYRARLKALGLRHTLPRERILAYLDHKNTHPTPEELYQGLKKRGYDIGLSTVYLNLQVLREASLLWEFKDQKGNTRYDGFNERHHHLFCLQCGSVEDVLAKDLPEFNPEPIKKAVETKNGWFIEEARLELRGVCPGCQ; this is translated from the coding sequence ATGGCCAAGACCAAAGAGCGGGAAAGCTACCGAGCGCGCCTAAAAGCATTGGGGCTTCGCCATACTCTACCCAGAGAACGCATACTGGCTTACCTTGATCACAAAAACACTCATCCGACACCCGAGGAGCTGTATCAGGGTCTCAAAAAAAGGGGGTACGATATTGGGCTTTCGACCGTCTATCTTAATCTCCAGGTGTTGCGCGAAGCCAGCCTGTTGTGGGAATTCAAAGACCAAAAAGGTAATACTCGCTACGATGGCTTCAATGAACGCCACCACCATCTTTTTTGCCTGCAGTGCGGAAGCGTAGAGGATGTTTTGGCAAAAGATCTACCTGAATTCAATCCTGAGCCCATCAAAAAAGCTGTAGAAACCAAAAATGGTTGGTTTATAGAAGAAGCCCGCCTAGAGCTACGGGGCGTTTGTCCTGGATGCCAGTAG